Proteins from a genomic interval of Longimicrobium sp.:
- a CDS encoding HD domain-containing phosphohydrolase: MSTLIPGSAASAGPLPPRVARAPRPLLLHSTAWTPPAPPAAALETRVIDSLSEVEEPDAPTVLVLDRALAVGADELEAALRALPDAVIVVPADEETDAVARWSERVLLTLPGGDEAAARAIRGALRLSAARLSQARLERELAGARSQLRELAGVGMALMTERDPDRLLNTILSKARQLTASDAGSLYLVEEEDGERRLCFTLAQNDSIDAPFRAFTLPLDTTSVAGYAAVTGETLRIADAYDLPADAPYRLNRSFDERFGYRTSSMLVVPMVDHRGGVVGVLQLINHKRDPEARIDGPEAAAQWVTPYRPREMEVVQALAGQAAVSIENSRLYRQVENLFESFVKAAVVAVDQRDPATSGHSVRVATLTCDLAVALERGGRGPYAGMRFTSEQMRELRYASLLHDFGKVGVREEVLVKPKKLPPLLMERVQGRFAFIRRTLEMEHYRARAHAAERGERLADAAMEARMAELERVRTLVLSANEPTILPEKAAAELDGLSALTFAGPEGMPLPYVTEEELAYLRIPKGSLTEEERKEIESHVEQTYRFLVQIPWTGDLGNVAAIAYGHHEKLNGRGYPRGVSADGIPPQTRMMTVADIFDALTASDRPYKRAVSAEKAIDILHMEARDGLLDTDLVETMVESGVYRRILEVDWRAL, encoded by the coding sequence TGGACGCCGCCCGCGCCGCCGGCCGCCGCGCTGGAGACGCGGGTCATCGACTCGCTCTCGGAGGTCGAGGAGCCCGACGCGCCGACGGTGCTGGTGCTGGACCGGGCGCTCGCCGTGGGGGCGGACGAGCTGGAGGCGGCGCTGCGGGCGCTTCCGGACGCCGTCATCGTCGTCCCGGCGGACGAGGAGACGGATGCCGTCGCGCGCTGGAGCGAGCGCGTGCTGCTGACGCTGCCCGGGGGGGACGAGGCGGCGGCGCGGGCCATCCGCGGCGCCCTGCGCCTTTCCGCCGCGCGGCTGTCGCAGGCGCGGCTGGAGCGCGAGCTGGCCGGTGCGCGCAGCCAGCTCCGCGAGCTGGCCGGCGTGGGGATGGCGCTGATGACGGAGCGCGATCCGGACCGCCTGCTGAACACCATCCTTTCCAAGGCCCGCCAGCTCACCGCCAGCGACGCGGGAAGCCTGTACCTGGTGGAAGAGGAGGATGGGGAGCGGCGCCTGTGCTTCACGCTGGCGCAGAACGATTCCATCGATGCGCCGTTCCGGGCCTTCACCCTGCCGCTGGACACCACCAGCGTGGCGGGGTACGCCGCCGTCACGGGCGAGACGCTGCGCATCGCCGACGCGTACGACCTGCCGGCGGACGCGCCGTACCGGCTGAACCGCAGCTTCGACGAGCGGTTCGGCTATCGCACCAGCTCCATGCTCGTCGTTCCGATGGTGGACCACCGCGGCGGCGTGGTGGGCGTGCTGCAGCTCATCAACCACAAGCGCGATCCCGAGGCGCGCATCGACGGCCCGGAGGCCGCGGCACAGTGGGTGACGCCCTACCGGCCGCGGGAGATGGAGGTGGTGCAGGCGCTGGCGGGGCAGGCGGCGGTCTCCATCGAAAACTCCCGCCTCTACCGCCAGGTGGAGAACCTGTTCGAGAGCTTCGTGAAGGCCGCCGTCGTCGCGGTGGACCAGCGCGATCCCGCCACCTCCGGCCACAGCGTGCGCGTGGCCACGCTGACCTGCGACCTGGCCGTGGCGCTGGAGCGCGGCGGGCGCGGGCCGTACGCGGGGATGCGCTTCACGAGCGAGCAGATGCGCGAGCTGCGCTACGCCTCGCTGCTCCACGACTTCGGCAAGGTGGGGGTGCGCGAGGAGGTGCTGGTGAAGCCCAAGAAGCTGCCCCCGCTGCTGATGGAGCGCGTGCAGGGCCGCTTCGCCTTCATCCGCCGCACGCTGGAGATGGAGCACTATCGCGCCCGCGCCCATGCCGCGGAGCGCGGCGAGCGGCTGGCGGACGCGGCCATGGAGGCGCGGATGGCGGAACTGGAGCGCGTGCGCACGCTCGTCCTTTCCGCGAACGAGCCCACCATCCTGCCGGAAAAGGCCGCGGCGGAGCTGGACGGGCTGTCGGCGCTCACCTTCGCCGGGCCGGAGGGCATGCCGCTGCCGTACGTGACGGAAGAGGAGCTGGCGTACCTGCGCATTCCCAAGGGCTCGCTCACGGAGGAGGAGCGCAAGGAAATCGAGAGCCACGTGGAGCAGACGTACCGGTTTCTGGTGCAGATCCCGTGGACGGGCGACCTGGGCAACGTGGCGGCGATCGCCTACGGGCACCACGAAAAGCTGAACGGCAGGGGCTACCCGCGCGGCGTGTCGGCGGACGGCATCCCCCCGCAGACGCGGATGATGACCGTCGCCGACATCTTCGACGCGCTGACGGCCAGCGACCGTCCCTACAAGCGCGCCGTGAGCGCCGAGAAGGCCATCGACATCCTGCACATGGAGGCGCGCGACGGCCTGCTGGACACCGACCTGGTGGAAACGATGGTGGAAAGCGGCGTCTACCGGCGCATCCTGGAGGTGGACTGGCGGGCGTTGTAA
- a CDS encoding vWA domain-containing protein has product MDQQQTKTRGVADIVFLIDISGSMAPAIDALKANIGTFVESLSGGEGNNISPVRDWRAKAVGYSDFDEDPQPFIDNPFVTDVEALRAQLAGLVAGGGGDEPESLLDALYKVSTMPQTEKGAQSLDATKWRYRSDAARVVVVFTDASFKPTMSIPEAKGGGIQDVMNAVINNRVILSLFAPDMPGYDELSQIDKSEWEAISYPGLNPQDALAKFTSDQANFKNTLRQLAASVSKSAETVAL; this is encoded by the coding sequence ATGGACCAGCAGCAGACCAAGACCCGCGGGGTCGCCGACATCGTGTTCCTGATCGACATCTCCGGGAGCATGGCGCCCGCCATCGACGCCCTCAAGGCGAACATCGGCACCTTCGTGGAGTCGCTGAGCGGCGGCGAAGGCAACAACATCTCGCCCGTCCGCGACTGGCGCGCCAAGGCCGTGGGCTACAGCGACTTCGACGAAGACCCGCAGCCGTTCATCGACAACCCGTTCGTCACCGACGTCGAGGCCCTGCGCGCGCAGCTGGCCGGCCTGGTGGCCGGGGGCGGCGGCGACGAGCCCGAGTCGCTGCTCGACGCGCTGTACAAGGTGTCCACCATGCCGCAGACCGAGAAGGGCGCGCAGAGCCTGGACGCGACCAAGTGGCGGTACCGCAGCGACGCGGCGCGCGTAGTGGTGGTGTTCACCGACGCCTCGTTCAAGCCTACCATGTCCATCCCCGAGGCCAAGGGCGGCGGCATTCAGGACGTGATGAACGCGGTGATCAACAACCGCGTGATCCTCAGCCTGTTCGCGCCCGACATGCCGGGCTACGACGAGCTCAGCCAGATCGACAAGTCCGAGTGGGAGGCCATTTCGTACCCGGGGCTGAACCCGCAGGATGCGCTGGCCAAGTTCACGTCGGACCAGGCCAACTTCAAGAACACCCTTCGGCAGCTGGCGGCCAGCGTGTCGAAGTCGGCCGAGACCGTGGCGCTCTGA